The following are encoded together in the Fusarium keratoplasticum isolate Fu6.1 chromosome 1, whole genome shotgun sequence genome:
- a CDS encoding Vacuolar protein sorting-associated protein 28: MIPRQGYAPTPHSYVPNTSLSATINLDEEVKLTNTRAERDLQESLAELFSIIVTLDELEKAFLKDAIPEAEYTEICERSLRQYKALLADETIANEFQGLEEFKAKWDLEAPRATERIRVGMPSTTIDASSSAPAPAPAAANNTSGVLILEATQEFITFLDAVKLGLLSKDQLHPLLSDVIQSVNRVTDKDFENRGKIVQWLITLNQMKATDELSEHQARELELDIQQAYQGFRRTLT, encoded by the exons ATGATCCCGCGACAGGGCTATGCGCCTACTCCGCATAGCTATGTTCCGAACACGAGCCTTTCTGCGACCATTAACCTCGACGAA GAAGTCAAGCTCACAAATACCCGCGCCGAGCGTGATCTTCAAGAGTCTCTCGCCGAGCTCTTTAGCATCATCGTCACATTAGACGAGCTCGAAAAGGCGTTCCTGAAAGATGCCATCCCCGAGGCCGAGTACACCGAGATCTGCGAGCGGTCGCTGAGGCAGTATAAGGCGCTGCTGGCCGATGAgaccatcgccaacgagttccagggtcttgaggagttcaaggccaagtgggAT CTCGAAGCCCCCCGTGCCACCGAGCGCATCCGCGTCGGCATGCCATCCACAACCATCGacgcatcctcctccgccccCGCTCCAGCCCCCGCGGCGGCAAACAACACGAGCGGcgttctcatcctcgaggcgACGCAAGAGTTCATCACGTTCCTCGACGCCGTCAAGCTcggcctcctctccaaggacCAGCTGCACCCTCTCCTGTCGGACGTGATTCAGTCCGTCAACCGCGTCACTgacaaggactttgagaaCCGCGGCAAGATCGTCCAGTGGctcatcaccctcaaccAGATGAAGGCCACCGACGAGCTGAGCGAGCACCAGGCCCGCGAGCTCGAGTTGGATATTCAGCAGGCGTACCAGGGGTTTAGACGGACTTTAACGTGA
- a CDS encoding Mitochondrial distribution and morphology protein 12 — translation MSIDLNWETLTSGPDGDALAERIRSFIHDKFQTVPLPRFIRSVTVHGFDFGTIPPTLELKDITDPLPDFYEEEFDDDDDDESEEEPSPPPPPPEPERLRPGPTPLGGYRRRPGGGLRSEVLRNEMMSHDHGSPFLGTSTPGILGGPGLSYFQGHLGTGTHTPLAAVASAHHTNWMSAPGTPYEMRTPSHTRNPSTSSIISLDNFHSSLAPPLQNLREKGSVSTLAPTSAGASRPPTRDTHLGGSAIVDDDDEPEEEEGSPRREPRVEDVQAVFRIRYNGDIRLHLTAEILLDYPMPSFVGIPLKLNITGLTFDGVGVLAKIRKRVHFCFLGPDDALAAVGPDNEDGDESGQNKAGAKNEHHKPRFGGLLQEIRVESEIGEQDGGKQSLKNVGKVERFVLEQVRRIFESEFVYPSFWTFLV, via the coding sequence ATGTCAATAGATCTCAATTGGGAAACGCTCACCAGCGGCCCCGACGGCGATGCCCTCGCCGAGCGCATCCGATCCTTCATCCATGACAAGTTTCAGACGGTGCCTCTACCACGCTTCATCCGCTCAGTGACGGTCCACGGCTTCGACTTTGGCACTATCCCCCCAACGctggagctcaaggacattACGGATCCTCTGCCGGACTTTTACGAGGAAGAgtttgacgatgacgacgacgacgagagcgaAGAGgagccctcgccgccgccaccacctccgGAACCTGAGAGGTTGAGGCCGGGACCTACGCCGCTGGGAGGGTATCGGAGGAGGCCTGGTGGCGGGCTCAGGAGCGAGGTTTTGAGGAACGAGATGATGAGCCATGATCACGGGAGTCCGTTCTTGGGCACGTCCACGCCGGGCATTCTGGGGGGACCTGGGTTGAGCTACTTTCAGGGCCATCTTGGCACGGGGACGCACACGCCTTTGGCTGCTGTTGCGAGTGCCCATCACACGAATTGGATGAGCGCGCCGGGTACACCTTATGAGATGAGGACGCCAAGTCATACTCGGAATCCGTCAACGAGCAGTATCATCTCTTTGGACAACTTTCACTCAAGCCTTGCGCCGCCTCTGCAGAATCTGCGGGAGAAGGGGAGTGTATCGACGCTTGCGCCCACTTCAGCTGGCGCATCCAGACCACCTACGAGGGATACGCATCTCGGTGGTTCTGCCATTgtggacgatgacgatgaaccagaggaggaggagggtagCCCGAGAAGGGAACCTCGCGTAGAGGACGTCCAGGCTGTCTTCAGAATACGCTATAACGGCGACATACGACTGCACCTCACAGCCGAGATTTTGCTCGATTATCCCATGCCCAGCTTCGTCGGCATCcctctcaagctcaacatcaCAGGCTTGACctttgatggtgttggtgtcCTGGCCAAGATCCGCAAGCGTGTTCACTTTTGCTTCCTCGGCCCAGACGATGCCCTCGCGGCCGTCGGCCCTGACAATGAGGATGGAGACGAGTCTGGCCAGAATAAGGCAGGCGCCAAGAATGAGCATCACAAACCGAGGTTTGGAGGTCTGCTACAGGAAATCCGCGTGGAGAGCGAGATTGGTGAGCAGGATGGGGGTAAGCAGAGCTTGAAGAATGTGGGCAAGGTCGAGAGATTTGTGCTGGAGCAGGTGAGACGCATCTTTGAGTCGGAGTTTGTGTATCCCAGCTTCTGGACGTTCCTGGTATAA
- a CDS encoding 1-phosphatidylinositol-3-phosphate 5-kinase, whose product MSGTASASPPSASSPVRTRRDSINSISAASTTDKGQLAHTLDKIHTSASQCDSLTTFNDFAPPPTAAPTSESKGTAGDLVQQGFSGLYSRLREAVGAGGSSKAPQEQAVSEKSEPSSKRTSIVGNHASKASISSLSRADTGATLSTTSSQIPLTADGGSLNAGVAAETRSQQSQSSKPSSISLMSGQKSNTTSRQSFSGKAPSSIAVDPTIAPVTVHRDASHSTLRTEESGGIGSSRKSISSRADLQAHLSTAESSANLYDLKDGKLPPRSKREDTSSIDESLKSPTSPRHPRAPSIQTRSVRSPSITSSLLSPDSIRRKPAVIDRISRSRSPGGQDSRESSLDRGTAEPSRISTVAHDSVCHESFSQGPKPQKMASGDLRIPGTAISNDEASEQVNAQLTRMRKQVLSKEFWMKDDTVKECFLCQTPFTAFRRKHHCRTCGCIFDSKCTTVISGEKFGVQGSLRVCKRCLDVITKRFDGSGSDDSGDEQSFMPRFFGTNHAKTPSNASQSKTREREPESGVASEGSEDSRPVSTPMMTIPATRRIGESRTAAVLEIDAPQLSRPGSSRSLKSLTGRPHSSAGHKRHHSKHSGFLGRFKPAPEERAPFRRGIDDENAKKPKFPAFHADNIIDPELADYMSDESSEDEQMGIFATMTGDLQPGSLGDDKSELAPYVNAGRKYRHRAGEKSISGMSFVSRGGFDELPSSLVGHRRAPRRRNTSNVSGSMHHLPSPRPKSAVFKGPSQSSEMLFSLDTPHQSGNQITRSDSLQHKKAPKAELNSSSLRHVDKLLHQLLDDAEISNPPAWQKALVPILLRATDDVDPDVAKGEDMDIRHYVKLKRIPGGKPGDTAYISGVVFTKNLALKSMPRRITNPRVLLVTFPIEYQRHQQHFMSLQPVIEQEKEFLRVVVQRITNLRPQVLLAEKSISGVALQYLSEANISVAYNVKHTVIEAVARCAETDIISSLDMLALPVQIGRCSSFEVRTFVNNDYPGRKKSYIFLSGCTPELGCTIALRGANSMVLSKVKHIMEFMVYVVYNLKLESSLLRDESIEPPEGGDSMTSSLHLLGDSIRSLSVNSVDHSKDGPAVVVNQPPGESEPPSQTTVDSASIAGTDETGSLNQSGQLAQERARLVSLQEHDPAVQDQTSQVPDDVPMPTYYSDMVAKYETKILSASPYVKFTQPYLLMKAREQERRLLYLRRLRDHDYYEEKGDPEKAEPQRFQLIKPEMVEEIGQKAPQQIMEILRAVHDAEYDKALYNYETHTRQWETYIQGNLDLFDPYSHQNIVVLYSVICTETKIPCTEPSLVAINFYDEQHIDTGMDPDCTLGQYIEDLAYTMDQVCTSNGCERKMLQHNRTYVHDQSRITVFVENVPNTSTRPEFADGITMWTYCKICKKDTEETLMSEATFKYSFGKYLELLFWGRGLRMKDLHDCPHDHHRDHVRYFALQDARIRIHWDPIDLLEIVVPRARITWKVTNDLKLKNEIFTRMEERWAKFMTSVKSRLMCIRIDSVLPEKAELCKAEVDRLTAKAREDQPAMVKRLQDIYVNSKYYEVVPFNSIVREMLEKAGEWDQAFATFEADFLGDKDMRQLTIMQLKKMFTDNESKESLVSNEGTPSTVDSEERPSQTFTEEEGKSTQPTDYTDNTSMEASVASTKPTEDKEQSPEDGKVDIPAEGAIERVEPLDLARTPSTTTHEPPDLSQPEPEPVEEPEGPKPSEPEVPKSPEPQDVPAPLSPSVPGESSKTSAEPLTLPASSLPPPGQSLSERVEQLRREQGIQPNQPSHGAATPLAALPSRKSGQSISPPMVRAISHPARTLPRTQSGIGKGLGIKESKTNPPESTTPESSAAEGSIRVDKKLSDRLGLSNLKNRGKATASSIPRFVHKKRESKVSTLARHFEQLSREFEKERIRDRKKRAASMRQPRAMLPRTTTKAIVEVYDDVNEAFEEPSPPGESIAEREAEQRSVSIASRHSDAPAKMEPPSEPPTPAEPSFKMDEHQPKEKEETTGKEGKEEREEKEENDDATAATTSQCLSDDEERGGDLEHSVPDEYLHDIKEIADSVDASEIPLELPKHQKTSLMKYLTNFWAERSASGWQPLEYPVNATDHIFVDSDIIVREDEPSSVIALALNSEDYQGKLANIRREAQEVMQREVESGGDTEPKSVPSDGTDWVSETELEKSLLRVTGTHLKYQFREGSATMTCKIFYAEQFDALRRKCGVAERIVESLSRCLKWDSKGGKTKSVFLKTLDDRLVLKSLSPIETSAFLRFAPGYFNIMAEALFHDLPSVIAKMLGFFQVFIKNPVTGTDIKLDLLITENLFYDRSATRIFDLKGSMRNRKIQSTGEQNEVLLDENMVEYIYESPLFAREHSKKLLRASVWNDTLFLARQNVMDYSLMIAVDEARKELVVGIIDCIRTYTWDKKLESWIKDRGFAGGGRNRPTVTSPKEYKSRFREAMARYILQAPNCWHLFNNPQYPHYYGRARFEEPEMLR is encoded by the exons ATGTCGGGGACTGCTTCGGCGTCTCCCCCTTCGGCAAGCTCACCGGTCCGAACCCGCCGCGATTCCATCAACTCGATATCCGCCGCTTCCACCACCGACAAGGGCCAACTTGCCCACACACTTGACAAGATACACACCTCTGCGAGCCAGTGTGACTCTCTCACCACCTTCAACGACTTTGCACCGCCCCCTACAGCGGCTCCAACCTCCGAAAGCAAAGGGACTGCAGGCGATCTGGTGCAGCAAGGATTTAGCGGTCTCTACAGTCGACTGAGGGAAGCTGTGGGTGCTGGAGGCTCTTCAAAAGCACCGCAAGAGCAAGCAGTGTCAGAAAAATCGGAACCCTCTTCAAAGCGGACGTCGATCGTTGGAAACCATGCCTCGAAAGCTTCAATCAGCTCGCTTAGTCGGGCTGACACAGGCGCAACCTTGTCCACTACTTCATCCCAAATCCCCCTCACGGCTGATGGAGGCTCGCTTAACGCCGGTGTAGCTGCTGAGACACGTTCACAGCAATCTCAGTCCTCAAAACCATCGAGTATCAGTCTCATGTCAGGGCAAAagtccaacaccaccagTCGTCAGAGCTTTTCCGGAAAGGCACCCAGTTCTATTGCTGTTGATCCTACGATTGCTCCTGTTACGGTGCACAGGGATGCTAGCCATAGTACCCTACGCACTGAGGAAAGTGGTGGCATAGGTTCAAGTCGAAAGAGTATCAGCAGCAGGGCCGATCTCCAGGCCCACCTCTCGACAGCTGAATCGTCGGCCAACTTGTACGACTTGAAAGATGGAAAACTACCACCCAGATCGAAGCGGGAAGACACCTCGAGTATCGACGAAAGTCTCAAAAGCccaacaagtccaaggcaTCCTCGTGCTCCTTCAATACAGACTCGAAGTGTTCGTAGCCCGTCCATTACCTCGTCCTTGTTATCTCCCGACAGCATCAGAAGGAAGCCTGCAGTCATTGATCGGATCAGCCGGTCGAGGTCCCCTGGCGGCCAAGACTCAAGGGAATCTTCTTTGGACCGAGGAACTGCAGAGCCCAGCCGCATCAGCACTGTTGCCCACGATTCCGTGTGCCATGAGTCCTTCTCACAGGGCCCAAAGCCGCAAAAGATGGCGTCGGGCGATCTCAGGATACCTGGCACAGCCATCAGCAATGATGAGGCCTCTGAGCAGGTCAACGCACAGCTCACACGAATGCGCAAGCAAGTTTTGAGCAAGGAGTTCTGGATGAAGGATGATACCGTCAAGGAGTGCTTCCTTTGCCAAACTCCTTTCACCGCATTCAGAAGAAAACATCACTGTCGAACCTGTGGCTGTATCTTCGACTCAAAATGTACTACGGTCATATCGGGAGAGAAATTCGGTGTGCAGGGTTCACTGCGTGTTTGCAAGCGATGTCTCGATGTCATCACCAAGCGTTTTGATGGGAGCGGTTCCGACGACTCGGGAGATGAGCAGTCCTTTATGCCGAGATTCTTTGGCACCAACCACGCCAAGACCCCCAGCAATGCCAGTcagtcaaagacaagagagagggagCCCGAATCCGGAGTTGCATCAGAAGGCTCAGAAGACTCCCGGCCTGTATCTACCCCCATGATGACTATTCCTGCAACACGCCGCATCGGGGAATCACGTACCGCTGCCGTCCTTGAAATCGACGCACCTCAGCTCAGCAGACCAGGCTCATCACGATCACTCAAATCGCTGACTGGGCGCCCTCACTCTTCTGCAGGCCACAAACGACACCATTCCAAGCACAGTGGCTTCCTCGGCCGCTTCAAGCCTGCCCCTGAGGAGAGGGCGCCCTTCCGGCGAGGAATTGACGATGAGAATGCTAAGAAGCCAAAGTTTCCTGCCTTTCATGCCGATAACATCATTGATCCGGAGCTGGCTGATTACATGTCTGACGAGTCAAGTGAGGATGAGCAGATGGGCATTTTTGCAACAATGACTGGTGACTTGCAGCCTGGAAGTCTGGGCGACGACAAGTCGGAACTCGCACCTTATGTGAACGCTGGTAGGAAGTATCGTCACAGAGCAGGCGAGAAGAGCATCAGCGGGATGAGTTTCGTAAGCAGAGGGGGATTCGATGAACTTCCCAGTAGCCTCGTTGGGCATCGACGGGCACCGAGGCGGCGTAACACCAGCAACGTCAGCGGCAGTATGCATCACCTCCCGTCGCCACGCCCGAAATCTGCCGTGTTCAAGGGACCGTCACAATCGTCCGAGATGCTCTTTTCTCTGGACACTCCCCATCAAAGTGGAAATCAGATCACTAGGAGTGATTCGCTACAGCACAAGAAAGCGCCCAAAGCCGAACTCAACTCGTCCAGCCTGAGACACGTCGACAAGCTCTTGCATCAGCTACTGGACGATGCCGAAATATCAAACCCGCCAGCATGGCAGAAGGCACTGGTCCCGATCCTTCTGCGGGCAACAGACGACGTGGATCCAGATGTGGCCAAGGGAGAAGACATGGACATTCGGCACTATGTCAAGCTGAAAAGAATCCCTGGAGGCAAGCCTGGCGACACGGCCTACATTTCTGGGGTCGTTTTCACCAAGAATCTGGCCCTCAAGAGCATGCCCCGCAGGATCACCAATCCACGAGTGCTGCTTGTCACATTCCCTATTGAGTATCAACGGCACCAACAGCATTTTATGAGCTTGCAGCCCGTCATCGAGCAGGAAAAGGAGTTTCTGCGAGTTGTGGTTCAGAGGATCACGAATCTTCGCCCTCAAGTTCTCCTTGCCGAGAAGAGCATCTCGGGTGTTGCGTTGCAGTATCTCTCCGAGGCGAACATCTCAGTGGCCTACAATGTTAAGCACACGGTCATTGAGGCGGTCGCTCGGTGTGCTGAGACGGACATCATCTCTTCCCTAGACATGCTGGCCTTGCCCGTACAGATTGGGCGATGCTCTAGTTTTGAAGTCAGAACGTTTGTGAACAATGACTATCCGGGCCGCAAGAAGTCGTACATCTTCTTGTCTGGTTGCACGCCGGAGCTTGGCTGCACCATTGCCCTACGCGGCGCCAACAGCATGGTGCtgtccaaggtcaagcacaTCATGGAGTTCATGGTATATGTCGTCTACAACCTCAAGCTTGAGTCGAGTCTTCTTCGAGATGAGTCGATCGAGCCTCCGGAAGGTGGCGACTCCATGACAAGCTCTTTGCATCTTCTGGGTGATAGCATCAGGTCGTTGAGCGTCAACAGCGTCGATCATTCTAAGGACGGTCCAGCTGTCGTGGTCAACCAGCCTCCAGGAGAGAGCGAGCCGCCTTCGCAAACAACTGTGGACAGCGCTAGCATTGCTGGAACGGATGAAACTGGATCTTTGAATCAATCTGGGCAACTTGCCCAAGAACGCGCCAGACTCGTTTCTCTCCAGGAGCACGATCCCGCTGTTCAGGATCAGACCAGCCAAGTTCCAGATGATGTCCCTATGCCCACATACTATAGCGACATGGTGGCCAAGTATGAGACCAAGATCCTATCTGCCTCACCGTATGTCAAGTTCACGCAGCCATACCTACTGATGAAGGCTCGTGAACAGGAGAGACGACTGCTCTACTTGCGGAGACTCCGTGACCACGACTACTATGAAGAGAAGGGTGACCCGGAGAAAGCAGAGCCGCAGCGCTTCCAGCTTATCAAGCCCGAAATGGTCGAGGAGATTGGCCAGAAGGCGCCACAACAGATCATGGAAATTCTTCGCGCTGTCCACGACGCTGAGTACGACAAGGCCTTGTACAACTACGAAACCCATACCCGTCAGTGGGAGACGTACATCCAAGGTAACCTCGATCTGTTTGACCCCTACTCGCATCAGAACATTGTTGTTCTGTATTCAGTCATCTGCACCGAGACAAAGATCCCATGCACTGAGCCATCtctcgtcgccatcaacTTCTACGATGAGCAGCACATTGACACCGGCATGGACCCTGACTGTACCCTGGGACAGTACATTGAGGATCTCGCATATACCATGGACCAGGTCTGCACATCAAACGGCTGTGAACGCAAGATGCTCCAGCACAACAGAACCTATGTGCACGACCAGTCCCGGATCACGGTCTTTGTTGAAAATGTGCCCAACACCTCGACACGGCCCGAGTTTGCAGATGGGATCACAATGTGGACGTATTGCAAGATCTGCAAGAAAGACACTGAAGAAACACTCATGTCTGAGGCTACCTTCAAGTACTCTTTTGGTAAATACCTGGAACTCCTTTTCTGGGGCCGCGGTCTCAGGATGAAGGATCTGCACGACTGTCCTCATGATCACCATCGAGACCACGTTAGGTACTTCGCCCTTCAAGATGCGAGAATTCGTATTCACTGGGACCCCATCGATCTGCTGGAAATCGTCGTGCCTCGAGCAAGAATCACCTGGAAAGTCACGAATgatctcaagctcaagaacgagATCTTTACCAggatggaggagagatggGCCAAGTTCATGACCTCTGTCAAGTCTAGGCTCATGTGCATCCGAATCGACAGTGTCCTGCCCGAGAAGGCAGAGCTTTGCAAGGCAGAGGTTGATCGCCTAACGGCAAAGGCCAGGGAAGACCAGCCGGCTATGGTGAAGAGGCTACAAGACATCTACGTCAACTCCAAGTACTACGAGGTGGTGCCTTTCAACAGCATCGTCCGCGAGATGCTGGAGAAGGCGGGCGAGTGGGACCAGGCGTTTGCCACATTCGAAGCAGACTTTTTGGGTGACAAGGATATGCGTCAGTTGACCATCAtgcagctcaagaagatgtTTACGGACAATGAGTCGAAGGAGTCGCTTGTATCGAACGAAGGCACGCCATCGACTGTTGATAGTGAGGAGCGGCCTTCGCAGACATTCActgaggaagaagggaagaGCACTCAACCGACGGACTACACTGACAACACTAGCATGGAGGCCAGTGTCGCTTCAACAAAGCCTACCGAAGACAAGGAACAATCGCCTGAGGACGGCAAGGTTGATATCCCTGCTGAGGGGGCTATCGAGAGAGTAGAGCCATTGGACCTGGCTCGCACCCCATCGACAACTACCCACGAACCTCCTGATCTCTCTCAGCCAGAACCTGAACCAGTGGAAGAACCTGAGGGGCCTAAGCCTTCAGAGCCCGAGGTTCCCAAATCTCCGGAGCCTCAGGATGTGCCAGCTCCACTATCACCATCTGTGCCTGGTGAGAGCTCCAAGACATCAGCCGAGCCGCTCACCCTTCCCGCGTCGTCCTTGCCTCCTCCCGGACAGTCATTGTCGGAAAGAGTTGAACAGCTGCGACGGGAGCAAGGCATTCAGCCAAACCAACCTAGTCATGGGGCCGCCACGCCACTTGCGGCTCTCCCGTCTCGTAAATCAGGACAGAGCATTTCACCTCCCATGGTCAGGGCGATCTCCCACCCCGCCCGCACACTGCCTAGAACACAGTCAGGGATTGGTAAGGGTCTCGGAATTAAAGAATCCAAGACGAATCCTCCTGAAAGCACTACCCCCGAGTCGTCCGCGGCCGAAGGGTCGATCAGAGTGGATAAGAAGCTCTCAGATCGTCTAGGCCTGAGCAACCTGAAGAACCGGGGCAAAGCCACTGCGTCGAGTATACCACGATTTGTTCACAAGAAGAGGGAATCAAAGGTATCAACTCTGGCGAGGCATTTTGAGCAGCTCAGTCGGGAATTTGAAAAGGAACGCATCCGAGACCGCAAGAAGCGTGCCGCGAGCATGCGTCAACCGCGAGCCATGCTCCCTaggaccaccaccaaggccattgTGGAGGTCTACGATGATGTGAATGAGGCTTTTGAGGAGCCAAGCCCCCCTGGTGAGAGTATTGCGGAGCGTGAGGCTGAGCAGCGATCTGTGAGCATCGCCTCGCGTCATTCTGATGCACcggccaagatggagccCCCTAGCGAACCTCCAACTCCTGCCGAGCCATCATTCAAGATGGACGAACATCAAccaaaggagaaggaagagaccACGGGgaaggagggcaaggaagagagggaagaaaaagaagagaatgaCGACGCGACTGCCGCAACCACCAGCCAATGCCTCtcagacgacgaggagagagGTGGTGACCTTGAGCACTCTGTTCCGGACGAGTATCTACACgacatcaaggagattgccgACTCTGTGGACGCGAGTGAGATTCCTCTGGAGCTGCCCAAGCACCAAAAGACCAGCCTGATGAAGTATCTCACCAACTTCTGGGCCGAACGCTCGGCAAGCGGTTGGCAGCCACTCGAATACCCTGTCAACGCGACTGACCACATTTTTGTCGACTCTGATATCATTGTTAGAGAGGACGAGCCTAGCTCAGTGATTGCTCTCGCTCTCAACAGTGAAGATTACCAGGGCAAGCTGGCTAACATCCGACGAGAAGCTCAGGAGGTCATGCAGCGCGAGGTTGAAAGTGGCGGCGACACCGAGCCTAAGTCTGTCCCCTCAGACGGCACTGACTGGGTGTCTGAGacggagctggagaagagtCTCCTCCGTGTCACTGGGACGCATCTCAAGTACCAGTTCCGCGAGGGGTCTGCCACGATGACGTGTAAGATCTTTTACGCAGAACAGTTTGATGCGTTGAGGAGGAAGTGCGGTGTTGCAGAACGCATCGTTGAGTCGTTGTCCCGGTGTCTTAAGTGGGATTCCAAGGGTGGCAAGACCAAGTCTGTGTTTTTGAAGACGCTTGACGACAGACTGGTGTTAAAG TCCCTCTCGCCTATTGAGACATCAGCGTTCTTGCGCTTCGCCCCAGGCTACTTCAACATCATGGCCGAAGCCCTGTTCCACGACCTCCCTTCTGTGATCGCCAAGATGTTGGGATTCTTCCAGGTCTTTATCAAGAACCCTGTCACTGGAACGGACATCAAGTTGGACCTGTTGATTACCGAGAACCTCTTCTACGACCGATCAGCAACCAGAATCTTTGATCTCAAGGGTTCTATGCGCAACCGCAAGATCCAGTCGACAGGAGAGCAGAATGAGGTGCTGCTTGACGAGAACATGGTCGAGTACATCTATGAGTCGCCGCTCTTTGCACGAGAGCATTCGAAGAAGCTGCTACGGGCTTCTGTGTGGAACGATACGCTGTTCCTGGCAAGACAGAATGTGATGGACTATTCCCTTATGATTGCCGTCGATGAGGCTCGCAAGGAGCTCGTGGTTGGCATCATTGACTGTATCCGTACGTACACATGggacaagaagcttgagagTTGGATCAAGGATCGCGGATTCGCTGGTGGAGGCCGCAACCGACCTACCGTGACGAGTCCGAAGGAGTACAAGTCCCGATTCCGAGAGGCGATGGCTAG ATACATCTTGCAAGCGCCCAACTGCTGGCACCTCTTTAATAATCCTCAGTACCCACACTACTATGGGCGGGCTAGGTTCGAGGAGCCTGAGATGCTTCGGTGA